One genomic window of Mogibacterium diversum includes the following:
- the ahpC gene encoding alkyl hydroperoxide reductase subunit C — MSLINKEVADFSAQAYVNDEFKTITKADILGKWSVFFFYPADFTFVCPTELEDLQMKYAEFQKAGCEVYSVSCDTHFVHKAWHDNSESIGKITYPMLADPTQALARDFEVLIEDQGIAERGSFIVNPEGKIVVYEVNAGNVGRNAEELLRKLQASQFVAEHGDQVCPARWTPGAATLKPGIDLVGAL, encoded by the coding sequence ATGTCTTTAATTAATAAAGAAGTAGCGGATTTTTCAGCTCAGGCTTATGTGAATGATGAGTTTAAAACTATTACTAAAGCGGATATATTAGGAAAGTGGAGCGTTTTCTTTTTCTACCCAGCTGATTTTACTTTCGTGTGCCCAACGGAGCTCGAGGATCTTCAGATGAAGTATGCAGAGTTTCAGAAAGCTGGATGCGAGGTATATTCAGTATCTTGCGATACTCACTTTGTGCACAAGGCATGGCACGATAATTCGGAGAGTATTGGCAAGATTACTTATCCGATGCTCGCTGACCCTACACAGGCGCTCGCAAGGGACTTTGAAGTTCTGATTGAAGATCAAGGCATTGCGGAAAGAGGAAGCTTCATAGTAAATCCTGAGGGGAAGATTGTGGTATATGAAGTTAATGCAGGAAATGTTGGAAGAAATGCAGAAGAGCTGCTTAGAAAGCTTCAAGCTAGCCAGTTCGTAGCTGAGCATGGTGATCAGGTGTGCCCGGCTAGATGGACTCCGGGTGCAGCAACACTGAAGCCTGGGATTGATCTAGTAGGGGCTCTATAG
- the gdhA gene encoding NADP-specific glutamate dehydrogenase, which produces MANISQKYIDIAKKNYPNEPEFLQTVEEVLLSIEPVLEAHPEYEKAGLVKRLIEPERMISFRVPWVDDNGEVQVNRGYRVQFNSALGPYKGGLRFQANVYPGILKFLGFEQIFKNSLTGLPIGGGKGGSDFDPAGKSDAEVMRFCQSFVTELYKHIGPNTDVPAGDMGVGGREIGFMMGQYKRMTNQYDGTWTGKGTTNGGLNGRTEATGFGIVFFAREVLNHFGDSLEGKTAVVSGFGNVSWGTITKLVELGAKPITISGPDGYILDEEGITTPEKINTLLELRNSGKNVCAPYVEKFPNAKFIPGKRPWEVKADLYLPCAMQNDITMDWAKEMVANGARYLIEGANMPTTNEAVQYLMENGCVVAPSKAANAGGVACSCLEMAQNAEHLIWNKERVYAELENIMVHIFKITEEACAKYNLGENLVAGANIAGFERVAEAMMMQGIV; this is translated from the coding sequence ATGGCTAATATTTCACAAAAGTACATCGACATCGCTAAGAAGAACTATCCAAACGAGCCTGAGTTCCTTCAGACTGTAGAAGAAGTTCTACTATCAATCGAGCCAGTTCTTGAAGCTCATCCTGAGTATGAGAAGGCTGGTCTTGTAAAGAGACTTATCGAGCCTGAAAGAATGATTTCGTTCAGAGTTCCTTGGGTTGATGATAATGGTGAAGTTCAGGTTAACAGAGGATACAGAGTGCAGTTCAACAGCGCTCTAGGACCATATAAGGGTGGTCTAAGATTCCAGGCTAACGTATACCCAGGAATCCTTAAGTTCCTCGGATTTGAGCAGATTTTCAAGAATTCCCTAACAGGACTTCCAATCGGAGGTGGTAAGGGTGGTTCTGACTTCGATCCAGCTGGAAAGTCGGATGCAGAAGTTATGAGATTCTGCCAGAGCTTCGTAACAGAGCTCTACAAGCACATCGGACCTAACACTGACGTACCTGCTGGAGACATGGGTGTAGGCGGCAGAGAAATCGGTTTCATGATGGGTCAGTACAAGAGAATGACTAACCAGTACGACGGAACATGGACTGGTAAGGGAACTACAAACGGCGGACTAAACGGAAGAACAGAAGCTACTGGTTTCGGTATCGTATTCTTCGCTAGAGAGGTCCTCAACCACTTCGGTGATTCCCTTGAAGGAAAGACTGCAGTTGTTTCCGGATTCGGTAACGTATCTTGGGGAACAATCACTAAGCTAGTTGAACTAGGTGCAAAGCCAATCACAATTTCTGGACCAGACGGATACATCCTCGACGAGGAAGGAATCACAACACCAGAGAAGATCAACACACTTCTTGAGCTACGTAACTCTGGAAAGAACGTTTGCGCACCTTACGTAGAGAAGTTCCCTAACGCTAAGTTTATCCCTGGAAAGAGACCTTGGGAAGTTAAGGCTGATCTATACCTACCTTGCGCTATGCAGAACGACATCACTATGGATTGGGCTAAGGAAATGGTTGCTAACGGAGCTAGATACCTCATCGAGGGAGCTAACATGCCTACAACAAACGAGGCTGTTCAGTACCTCATGGAGAATGGTTGCGTAGTTGCTCCTTCCAAGGCTGCTAATGCTGGTGGAGTTGCTTGCTCTTGCCTCGAGATGGCACAGAACGCTGAGCACCTCATCTGGAACAAGGAGAGAGTATACGCTGAGCTAGAGAACATCATGGTTCACATCTTCAAGATCACAGAGGAAGCTTGTGCTAAGTACAACCTCGGTGAAAACCTCGTAGCTGGCGCTAACATCGCTGGATTCGAGAGAGTTGCAGAAGCTATGATGATGCAGGGCATTGTATAA
- a CDS encoding ATP-dependent helicase has protein sequence MDLSRLNKEQQEAVKHMEGPLLILAGAGSGKTTMMTHRIAYMLEKGVSPYNILAVTFTNKAAGEMKDRIESLTGGTRGMWVMTFHAMCVRILRNHGDVLGFKNGFSIYDESDKKALLKRIVKDLKIDEKIYPVSYLGSVISSCKEAEEDPDDYIENNSMNFKAETVAKVYARYMEDLQQNNAMDFDDLLWNAVKLFEASSEVLSYYQERFKYIMVDEYQDTNYLQYKLIHALAEKSHNLCVVGDDDQCIYQWRGADIRNILDFEKDFPETKVIKLEQNYRSDANILDLANSVIANNRNRKAKELWTDRNEGNKITYRRLEDEQREAWYVGGEIQRLHDEEGVPFNDMAILYRKNAQSRPFEEKFSFRGIPYRVLGGTRFYDRKEIKDVMSYMHLVENPSDDVAMARIINEPKRGLGPKSLGGIVSYAKAYKLSIFEALKEQEVLGSLSRKSRAAVEDLVTMLDELGAEQDNMELSDIYDNLIRRSGYLTALEAENTVEADARIENILELRSVIVEFEEKAAGSVLTDEEDEFREERDRLREDGFDVKEPTLLQSFLERIALLSDIDNRDESEDAVVMMTLHSSKGLEFPVVFMPGMENGLFPGSASMDDPSKMEEERRLCYVGITRAMRKLYLTGAQTRMLYGRTDFTIESEFMREMDTDLLDGDPTVAERSANAGGICGDGGILGMREFKGRYEGSADGYDASFSKPFDALKFAKKQASKGISNEGFEAGDRIRHPKFGEGLLIDQDAKTLTIAFDSVGIKKLGKGFVKLTKVE, from the coding sequence ATGGATCTGAGCAGACTTAATAAAGAGCAACAAGAAGCGGTAAAGCATATGGAGGGACCACTGCTGATTTTAGCAGGTGCTGGAAGCGGGAAGACCACTATGATGACTCACCGTATAGCATACATGCTAGAAAAGGGAGTGAGCCCTTATAATATCTTGGCTGTTACATTTACAAATAAAGCTGCCGGGGAGATGAAGGATAGGATTGAGTCGCTGACTGGAGGTACTCGAGGCATGTGGGTGATGACATTTCACGCCATGTGTGTTCGTATACTCAGAAATCACGGGGACGTTCTTGGATTTAAAAACGGATTTTCGATATACGACGAGTCAGACAAGAAGGCTCTTCTCAAAAGAATCGTCAAAGACCTTAAGATTGATGAAAAGATTTATCCAGTTTCGTACCTTGGGAGTGTAATAAGCTCTTGTAAGGAGGCTGAGGAAGATCCCGACGATTATATAGAGAACAACTCTATGAATTTCAAAGCCGAGACGGTCGCAAAGGTATACGCGAGATACATGGAAGATCTACAGCAGAATAACGCTATGGATTTTGATGACCTCCTCTGGAATGCTGTCAAGCTGTTTGAAGCGAGCAGCGAGGTTCTTTCATATTACCAAGAGAGATTTAAATATATAATGGTAGACGAGTATCAGGATACAAATTATCTTCAGTACAAACTCATACATGCTTTGGCGGAGAAGAGCCATAATCTATGCGTGGTCGGCGATGACGACCAATGTATCTATCAATGGAGAGGTGCAGATATTAGGAATATTCTCGACTTCGAGAAGGATTTTCCTGAAACCAAGGTCATCAAACTAGAGCAGAACTACAGGTCCGATGCCAACATACTAGATTTAGCTAACTCTGTAATTGCTAACAATAGAAACCGTAAGGCGAAAGAGCTTTGGACAGATAGGAATGAAGGCAATAAGATAACGTACCGTAGACTCGAGGATGAACAGCGAGAGGCTTGGTATGTAGGCGGTGAAATCCAGCGTTTGCATGATGAAGAAGGTGTTCCGTTTAACGATATGGCTATCTTGTATCGAAAGAATGCACAGTCTAGACCGTTCGAAGAAAAGTTTTCATTTAGAGGCATCCCGTACAGGGTTTTAGGTGGCACTAGATTTTACGACCGCAAGGAAATCAAAGATGTGATGTCATACATGCACCTCGTCGAAAACCCTAGCGATGACGTGGCTATGGCGAGGATAATAAACGAGCCTAAGCGGGGACTAGGACCGAAGAGCCTAGGCGGAATAGTTTCATATGCCAAGGCATACAAACTAAGCATATTTGAAGCACTCAAGGAGCAGGAGGTTCTGGGTTCGCTGTCAAGGAAATCGAGAGCTGCAGTAGAAGATTTAGTTACGATGCTCGATGAACTAGGAGCTGAACAGGATAACATGGAGCTTTCAGATATATATGACAATCTGATTAGACGCTCAGGTTATCTGACAGCACTCGAAGCAGAAAATACAGTAGAAGCAGATGCGAGGATAGAGAACATCCTGGAGCTGCGCTCGGTGATAGTAGAATTCGAGGAAAAAGCAGCAGGCTCAGTGCTGACAGATGAAGAAGACGAGTTCAGAGAGGAGAGAGATAGGCTAAGAGAAGATGGATTTGATGTAAAAGAACCCACCTTGCTCCAGTCATTCCTCGAGAGAATCGCACTGCTGTCGGACATAGATAATAGAGATGAGAGCGAAGATGCGGTTGTGATGATGACGCTACATAGCTCTAAGGGACTTGAATTTCCAGTGGTTTTCATGCCGGGTATGGAAAACGGTTTGTTCCCAGGGTCAGCATCTATGGATGATCCAAGCAAGATGGAGGAGGAGCGCAGGCTCTGTTACGTTGGAATTACAAGAGCTATGAGAAAGCTTTACCTAACAGGTGCGCAGACTAGGATGCTCTACGGTAGGACGGACTTCACGATTGAATCGGAATTCATGAGAGAGATGGACACAGATCTCCTAGATGGTGATCCGACAGTAGCAGAGAGGTCGGCTAATGCAGGCGGAATCTGCGGAGACGGCGGAATACTCGGAATGAGAGAATTCAAGGGTAGATATGAAGGTAGTGCGGATGGCTATGATGCCAGCTTCTCTAAACCATTTGATGCACTTAAATTCGCTAAGAAACAGGCTTCCAAGGGTATAAGCAACGAAGGCTTTGAGGCAGGAGACAGGATTCGCCATCCGAAGTTCGGAGAAGGTCTGCTCATAGACCAGGATGCTAAAACGCTGACTATTGCCTTTGATTCCGTTGGGATTAAAAAGCTTGGCAAGGGCTTCGTCAAGCTAACTAAAGTCGAGTAG
- the ligA gene encoding NAD-dependent DNA ligase LigA codes for MNLDDKKRRIEELIETLNKASAAYYDEASEIMSNYEYDALYDELESLEKKTGYTPLNSPTKNVGYTVQSELPKERHRSRMLSLDKTKSREELAAWLGDHEGLLSWKLDGLTVVLTYEGGELVKAVTRGNGDIGEVITPNARVFVNVPKHIPYKGHAVIRGEAVITYEEFDRINEAIDDADAKYKNPRNLCSGSVRQLNSKITAERNVRFYAFTLSEADGVDYEGLRSNQMKWMAEQGFDVVEYVKVDNKSIFEAIDNYAERVHSFEIPSDGLVLTLEDLEYAATLGTTAKFPRDSLAFKWADQQAETILREIEWSPSRTGLLNPIAIFDPVELEGTTVKRASVHNLNIMETLKLGIGDTITVYKANMIIPQIGDNLTKSGNIELPSHCPVCDGTTEIKLMTGTKVLTCTNPNCLAKQVKRFSLFVSRDALNIEGLSEQTLLKFIGLGYIKSFADIFRLENHRDEIVELDGFGKKSYDKLSSSIEKSRHTVPARILVALGIPGVGVTTAAQIARAYENKWAKISSLTYDELISVSGIGEVMARDYEAFFADEHNKSVVLDLVSELDIDESYEKAGEALSGEIFVITGSLEHYKSRTELKKEIEAQGGKVAGSVSKNTSYLVTNNPESGSSKNKAAAELGVKIITEDEIRTMLGY; via the coding sequence ATGAATCTTGATGACAAGAAGAGAAGGATAGAGGAGTTAATAGAAACTCTTAACAAGGCTTCGGCAGCGTACTATGACGAGGCTAGTGAGATTATGAGCAATTACGAATACGATGCGCTGTACGATGAGCTTGAATCGCTTGAGAAGAAGACGGGGTATACTCCTCTGAATAGTCCGACTAAGAATGTCGGCTACACAGTTCAGTCGGAGCTCCCTAAGGAAAGGCACAGAAGCCGTATGCTTAGCCTTGATAAGACTAAGAGCCGTGAGGAACTCGCGGCTTGGCTTGGGGATCATGAAGGACTCTTATCATGGAAGCTCGACGGTTTAACCGTTGTGCTCACATATGAGGGAGGAGAGCTAGTCAAGGCCGTGACACGTGGAAATGGGGATATCGGAGAGGTTATCACGCCTAATGCACGTGTATTTGTCAATGTACCGAAGCACATTCCTTACAAAGGGCATGCTGTAATCCGTGGCGAGGCGGTTATTACCTATGAGGAATTCGATAGAATCAATGAGGCAATCGACGATGCAGATGCGAAGTATAAGAATCCGAGAAACCTATGCAGCGGAAGCGTAAGGCAGCTAAATAGCAAAATTACCGCTGAGAGAAATGTTAGGTTCTATGCTTTCACGCTCAGCGAAGCAGATGGAGTTGATTATGAAGGCCTTAGATCAAACCAAATGAAGTGGATGGCGGAGCAAGGCTTCGACGTGGTTGAATACGTGAAAGTAGATAATAAGAGTATTTTCGAAGCGATAGACAATTATGCAGAGAGAGTGCATAGCTTTGAGATCCCGTCTGATGGCCTCGTGCTGACATTAGAGGATTTAGAATATGCGGCTACACTTGGAACGACCGCGAAATTTCCGCGTGATTCTCTGGCTTTCAAGTGGGCAGATCAGCAAGCGGAGACAATTCTCCGTGAAATCGAATGGAGCCCATCGAGAACTGGGCTGCTAAATCCAATTGCTATATTTGACCCGGTAGAACTCGAAGGAACCACAGTTAAGAGAGCATCGGTTCATAATCTTAATATAATGGAAACCCTAAAGCTAGGCATCGGTGATACTATCACCGTATACAAGGCGAATATGATAATACCGCAGATTGGTGATAACCTTACTAAGAGTGGGAATATTGAGCTTCCTAGCCATTGTCCGGTATGCGATGGTACTACAGAGATAAAACTGATGACCGGCACAAAGGTACTTACATGCACCAATCCAAATTGCCTGGCTAAGCAGGTGAAGAGATTTTCTCTATTCGTATCGAGGGATGCGCTTAATATCGAGGGACTATCTGAACAGACCTTGCTAAAGTTCATAGGACTCGGTTATATCAAGTCTTTCGCTGATATATTCCGACTAGAGAATCATAGGGATGAAATCGTAGAATTAGATGGTTTCGGTAAAAAGTCATATGATAAATTATCATCATCGATAGAGAAGTCTCGCCATACAGTCCCAGCTAGGATTCTTGTTGCACTTGGTATACCTGGAGTTGGTGTTACTACTGCAGCTCAGATTGCGAGAGCGTATGAGAATAAATGGGCTAAAATTTCTTCGCTCACTTACGATGAACTTATATCCGTAAGTGGCATCGGAGAAGTTATGGCTAGAGACTATGAGGCTTTTTTTGCAGATGAACACAACAAGTCTGTCGTTTTGGATTTAGTGAGCGAACTCGACATAGATGAGAGCTATGAGAAGGCCGGGGAAGCTTTGTCGGGTGAAATCTTTGTAATAACTGGCAGCCTTGAACATTATAAGAGCCGCACTGAACTTAAGAAGGAAATCGAGGCACAGGGAGGTAAGGTTGCAGGAAGCGTTAGTAAAAACACCAGCTATCTCGTGACCAACAATCCTGAATCAGGTTCGTCTAAGAACAAGGCAGCAGCGGAACTCGGTGTAAAAATCATAACAGAAGACGAAATTCGTACGATGCTCGGATATTAG
- the mgtE gene encoding magnesium transporter produces the protein MENTNLIDQEQAFEESKEKIFELLEEKKYFRCRDELLKFNAVDIAELLEEVMRKYSMQTAIILFRTLPKGASVEVFAHFDVDDQVEIINIITDPEIKYIIEELDFDDMIDVLDELPANIVDKILDKTPKNERRQINTFLKYKEYSAGSLMTPDYINLRKNMTRREALDHIRDVGMNSETIYSCYVLDGGRKLVGVVSLRSLVLADENTKVSDIMKEDIIFAHVDDDQEETSELFKKYGFIAIPVVDNEDRLVGIITFDDILDVIEEENTEDMERMGGVIDNTDKDYLDTPVLMHVKARLPWLLVLMVSYVFTGGMIASFEKSLSAVIALVAYMPMLMGTGGNSGTQSSTVIITGMATGDLELSDVLRVLWKEFRIGIIVGICVSILNYMRIVAFDHNGSLVALTVCLSMVLIVIIAKCIGALLPMIAKKIGIDPALIAGPMMASLTDMVALGTYFTMARLVLKI, from the coding sequence ATGGAAAATACAAACTTGATTGACCAGGAACAGGCTTTTGAAGAAAGCAAAGAAAAGATATTCGAACTCCTCGAAGAGAAGAAATATTTCCGTTGTAGGGATGAACTGTTAAAATTCAACGCAGTAGATATTGCTGAGCTACTTGAAGAAGTGATGCGAAAGTATAGCATGCAGACAGCTATCATACTGTTTCGCACGCTTCCAAAGGGTGCTTCTGTTGAGGTATTCGCACACTTTGACGTTGATGATCAGGTTGAAATCATCAATATTATCACTGATCCCGAGATTAAATACATAATTGAAGAGCTGGATTTCGACGATATGATCGACGTGCTTGACGAGCTGCCGGCCAATATCGTTGACAAGATTTTAGACAAAACTCCTAAGAATGAGCGAAGACAGATAAACACTTTCCTGAAGTACAAGGAATACAGTGCCGGTTCGCTGATGACGCCGGACTATATAAATCTGCGTAAAAATATGACGAGGCGTGAGGCGCTGGATCATATCCGCGATGTGGGAATGAACTCCGAGACGATTTACTCATGCTACGTGCTCGACGGTGGGCGTAAACTCGTAGGTGTCGTATCGCTCAGGAGCTTGGTTCTTGCAGATGAGAATACTAAGGTCTCCGATATTATGAAAGAAGACATCATCTTCGCACACGTCGATGATGACCAGGAAGAGACTTCTGAACTTTTTAAGAAATACGGTTTTATCGCGATACCGGTAGTTGATAATGAAGACAGATTGGTCGGAATCATCACTTTCGACGATATCCTCGACGTAATCGAAGAAGAGAACACCGAGGATATGGAGCGTATGGGAGGTGTCATCGATAACACAGACAAGGACTACCTCGATACACCCGTCCTGATGCACGTCAAGGCTAGACTGCCATGGCTACTAGTGCTCATGGTATCTTATGTATTTACTGGAGGCATGATTGCTAGTTTTGAAAAATCGCTCTCCGCAGTAATCGCGCTAGTAGCTTATATGCCGATGCTAATGGGCACTGGTGGTAACTCAGGAACTCAGTCGTCTACAGTAATTATCACAGGTATGGCTACAGGAGACCTCGAGTTATCGGATGTTCTTAGAGTTCTATGGAAGGAATTTCGCATAGGAATTATAGTCGGTATATGTGTCAGCATCTTGAACTACATGAGGATAGTGGCATTTGACCATAACGGCTCTTTGGTAGCGCTTACGGTGTGCCTGTCGATGGTATTAATCGTTATCATCGCAAAATGCATCGGTGCTCTCCTGCCTATGATTGCTAAGAAAATCGGCATTGACCCGGCTCTTATTGCTGGCCCGATGATGGCTTCACTTACCGACATGGTTGCGCTCGGCACGTATTTTACGATGGCAAGGCTGGTGCTTAAAATCTAG
- a CDS encoding transketolase: MVNTNNYAELAEKARKIRINALKAIHAAKSGHPGGSLSSADILATLYFGELNIDPKNPKMADRDKFVLSKGHAVPALYAALGERGFYEVNEMMTLRQVGSKFQGHPNMRKVPGIEMSTGSLGQGFSAAVGMAVAGKIDKNPGRVYVLTGDGELQEGIVWEAAMQAAHRKLDNLVAIVDLNGLQIDGKVSDVKCVCPVDEKFRSFGWNVINVDGHNFEELTTAFKEAKSSEGVPTAIIAHTHKGKGVSFMEDNAGWHGKAPSDEELAAAIEELGGDN; encoded by the coding sequence ATGGTGAATACTAACAACTATGCTGAGCTCGCTGAAAAAGCGCGCAAAATCAGAATCAATGCTCTAAAGGCAATTCATGCCGCAAAGTCAGGTCATCCGGGAGGTTCATTATCTTCTGCTGATATTCTTGCAACGCTATATTTTGGTGAGCTAAATATCGACCCAAAGAATCCGAAGATGGCAGATAGAGATAAATTTGTGTTATCCAAGGGTCATGCGGTTCCTGCGCTTTATGCAGCACTCGGGGAGAGAGGTTTTTACGAAGTAAACGAAATGATGACGCTCAGACAGGTGGGCAGCAAATTCCAAGGACACCCTAATATGCGTAAAGTTCCTGGGATTGAGATGTCAACCGGTTCGCTCGGACAGGGATTTTCCGCAGCAGTAGGAATGGCTGTCGCAGGCAAAATTGATAAAAATCCTGGCAGAGTATATGTGCTCACTGGTGACGGAGAACTTCAAGAGGGAATCGTGTGGGAGGCTGCGATGCAAGCAGCTCATAGGAAACTCGACAACTTAGTTGCAATCGTTGATCTGAACGGACTTCAGATTGATGGCAAGGTAAGCGATGTAAAGTGCGTGTGCCCGGTGGACGAGAAATTTAGGAGCTTTGGGTGGAACGTGATAAACGTAGATGGTCATAATTTTGAAGAACTGACTACGGCATTTAAGGAAGCAAAGAGCTCTGAAGGTGTACCGACTGCAATTATAGCTCATACTCACAAGGGCAAGGGCGTATCGTTCATGGAAGATAATGCTGGCTGGCATGGCAAGGCGCCAAGCGATGAGGAACTAGCTGCTGCGATAGAAGAGCTTGGAGGTGACAACTAA
- a CDS encoding transketolase family protein, giving the protein MADKIATRAAYGEFLVEKGREREDLIVMDADLSGSTKTKGFAKAYPERFVNCGIAEQDLMAEAAGIALSGHVVCASTFAMFAAGRAYEIIRNSIGYTNANVKVCATHAGITVGEDGASHQTFEDIALMREIPGMLVVNPADAVSAKKLLNEVVDTDGPAYVRLGRSGVPVIYDESSDIKIGKANVIREGSDVTIIATGIMVADALEAAEELANEGVYARVIDMHTIKPIDETAIINAARENGPIVTAEEHSVIGGLGSAVAEVVVKNKPVRVEMVGQKDTFGESGKPAELREKYGLTKADIVKAVKKVIA; this is encoded by the coding sequence ATGGCAGATAAGATTGCAACTAGGGCTGCATACGGAGAATTCCTGGTGGAAAAGGGCAGAGAACGCGAGGATCTTATCGTTATGGATGCAGACCTGTCAGGTTCGACAAAGACTAAGGGGTTTGCAAAGGCTTATCCTGAAAGATTCGTAAACTGCGGCATTGCTGAACAGGATTTGATGGCTGAGGCAGCTGGAATTGCTCTTTCGGGGCACGTTGTGTGTGCTAGTACATTCGCTATGTTCGCTGCAGGTAGGGCATATGAAATTATAAGAAATTCAATTGGATATACAAATGCAAATGTTAAGGTGTGCGCAACTCACGCAGGTATTACAGTTGGAGAAGATGGTGCGAGCCATCAGACTTTCGAAGATATTGCGCTCATGAGGGAGATTCCGGGCATGCTCGTTGTAAACCCCGCTGATGCTGTAAGTGCTAAGAAGCTTTTAAATGAAGTGGTTGATACAGATGGTCCTGCGTACGTTAGACTGGGCAGATCTGGAGTGCCAGTGATTTATGATGAGAGTTCTGACATCAAGATTGGGAAGGCGAATGTAATTCGGGAAGGCAGTGATGTGACAATCATCGCAACTGGAATCATGGTAGCAGACGCGCTTGAAGCGGCTGAAGAGCTTGCAAATGAAGGTGTCTATGCTCGTGTAATCGACATGCATACTATTAAGCCAATTGATGAGACGGCGATTATAAACGCAGCTAGAGAGAATGGTCCGATTGTAACCGCAGAAGAACACTCGGTTATCGGCGGACTCGGCAGTGCGGTGGCAGAGGTCGTGGTTAAGAATAAACCAGTGAGAGTTGAGATGGTAGGACAGAAGGATACGTTTGGTGAATCTGGAAAGCCGGCTGAACTCAGAGAAAAGTATGGGCTTACAAAGGCTGATATCGTTAAAGCTGTTAAGAAAGTAATCGCGTAA
- a CDS encoding peptide MFS transporter, which yields METGVKKGRPFGFYVCSMGYTFERLSFYTVKYILAMWVAADVLSGGLGMGQVKATAISAGFVAWTYITPMFGGYIADRWVKPRWCVLIGMLLMGVGYMIAWKATSLTLVYVMFVFVAVGTGLFKGNLSGITGQLFNSAEQLDSAFSIQYTFVNIGSFIGITFIAPLATTGMFGVHVTYRTIFLITGIFLFIDAIWFFVVGGKALGEAGMSPFKKDQREFVSAEKKESEESAPLTAGDKKRVAAVLLVIVFSMVFWMLWYLAYFPAYFRFGYGDGAEYLNKANWVIGNFKIPTSWFDSVNALTCVVLGPVLAGVWLKLAKRPQGDLSMYKKTGLGCGLLGLAYFVMVFADKLAGDHGQVSVLWVGLVCIMMSVGEMVFSPLGNSFINKLAPAKLLGLLLGTWPVAVFISQFIYPKIYAWTLTQNFGFAYGLLGGIVIVFGVVLWILSGKLDSWAEQE from the coding sequence ATGGAAACTGGTGTAAAGAAAGGTAGACCGTTTGGCTTCTATGTATGCTCCATGGGCTATACATTTGAGAGACTTTCGTTCTACACAGTAAAGTACATTTTGGCAATGTGGGTTGCTGCAGATGTACTAAGTGGTGGTCTAGGCATGGGCCAGGTTAAGGCTACTGCTATTTCCGCAGGATTCGTAGCTTGGACATATATCACACCTATGTTCGGTGGATATATCGCTGACCGTTGGGTTAAGCCTAGATGGTGCGTGCTTATCGGTATGCTTCTGATGGGTGTTGGCTACATGATTGCATGGAAGGCAACATCACTTACTCTCGTATACGTGATGTTCGTATTCGTAGCTGTTGGTACAGGACTCTTCAAGGGTAACCTATCCGGAATCACAGGTCAGCTATTCAACAGCGCTGAGCAGCTTGACTCTGCATTCTCTATTCAGTACACGTTCGTTAACATCGGTTCGTTCATCGGAATAACATTCATTGCTCCGCTTGCAACAACAGGTATGTTCGGTGTTCACGTAACTTACAGAACGATATTCTTGATTACAGGTATCTTCCTATTCATCGATGCTATTTGGTTCTTCGTAGTTGGAGGCAAGGCTCTCGGTGAAGCTGGTATGTCACCATTCAAGAAGGACCAGAGAGAGTTCGTATCTGCTGAGAAGAAGGAGAGCGAAGAGTCTGCTCCTCTAACAGCAGGAGATAAGAAGAGAGTTGCAGCTGTACTTCTCGTAATCGTATTCTCGATGGTATTCTGGATGCTATGGTACCTCGCTTACTTCCCAGCATACTTCAGATTTGGTTACGGAGACGGAGCTGAGTATCTAAACAAGGCTAACTGGGTAATTGGTAACTTCAAGATTCCTACATCTTGGTTTGACTCTGTAAACGCTCTAACTTGTGTAGTTCTTGGACCAGTTCTCGCTGGTGTATGGTTAAAGCTTGCTAAGAGACCTCAGGGAGACCTCAGCATGTACAAGAAGACTGGTCTAGGATGCGGACTTCTAGGACTTGCATACTTCGTAATGGTATTCGCTGACAAACTCGCTGGAGACCATGGTCAGGTTTCTGTACTATGGGTTGGTCTAGTTTGTATAATGATGTCAGTTGGAGAGATGGTATTCTCACCACTCGGAAACTCATTCATTAACAAGCTAGCTCCTGCTAAGCTTCTAGGACTTCTTCTAGGAACATGGCCAGTAGCTGTATTTATTTCACAGTTCATCTACCCTAAGATCTATGCTTGGACTTTAACACAGAACTTCGGTTTTGCTTACGGTCTACTCGGTGGAATCGTAATCGTATTCGGTGTAGTTCTATGGATCCTCAGCGGTAAGCTTGATTCTTGGGCTGAACAGGAATAA